Below is a window of Deinococcota bacterium DNA.
CGGAAAGACATCGACGTCACAAGGTACGGCAGCCAATAGTTTCACATACTCAGGCACCCGGTCGAACCAGCGCGGCAGTGGGTGAGCGCTGAGCACCAGGAGCAAGTCGACATCGGAACCGGGCACGGCCTTGCCGGCCACAAAGGAGCCGAAGAGCCACACGGCCTCAACCTCGGGCTTGACCTGCTTGAGCGCTTCAACCTCGCTCTTCAGTTGCCTCAGGATGGCCGACTGGTCAAGGAAGCTGATCACGGGACCACTTCAACACACCTTCAGCATCGTGTAGGGCGGCTTTCGAGTCTGAAGGAAGGTAGACCTCTCCCGGAGAACCCTGATCCAGAACGTCTGGATAACGCGTGGGAATATAGAGTCGGTCGAGCCGCACCCCTGCTTCGACTAGCGGGGATGGCGCCTGAAGTGCTTGCAGGCCACGCCTCACCGCGTGACCACGAAACTCGCCACCGCGAGCCTGAATCACAGCCTTGACCGCCTTTTCCGCCGACTGCTGGGCGGCAAAGCATGCCCACTCGTGCAAGCCCCGCTCCGCAAGCACCTGAGCCGCTTGAAAATCCCGCTCGGCTTGCGTCCACCAGTCGGCGCTTCGTTCCACAGTGACTCAGTATAGCGGTAAAGCGTGCGTCATCCAGTCAGAAGTGAATCGCCCGGCCGTCCACCGCCAGCGCCGCCTCCTTGACGGCCTCGGCGAGCGTGGGGTGGGCGTGGCTCGAGCGGGCGATGTCTTCACTGCTGGCGCCGAA
It encodes the following:
- a CDS encoding nucleotidyltransferase domain-containing protein yields the protein MISFLDQSAILRQLKSEVEALKQVKPEVEAVWLFGSFVAGKAVPGSDVDLLLVLSAHPLPRWFDRVPEYVKLLAAVPCDVDVFPLTKAELTGSRLAREALRLGVQLA
- a CDS encoding HEPN domain-containing protein, which codes for MERSADWWTQAERDFQAAQVLAERGLHEWACFAAQQSAEKAVKAVIQARGGEFRGHAVRRGLQALQAPSPLVEAGVRLDRLYIPTRYPDVLDQGSPGEVYLPSDSKAALHDAEGVLKWSRDQLP